The genome window TCCTGATATTGCTGCCGAAGATTCTGAGCAACGACGCTGAGTGACTCGAGCTGcgcctcttcctcattgCTCAGCGCCTTCTGGAACGGTGTATTCAGCTCCGCCTCAAATGCATTCACCTGATCGCTCAAAGCGGCCAAATTGGTCTCGATATTGCGAAGAGCCTTGCGCTTGGCGTCAAGACTGTCATTtttcttctggagaagatccCGTTTGCTTCTGAGCTCTTGCCGGAGCGGTCCACTACTATGCTGTACCTGATGTCTCTgttgctccagcttctgtaATTCACCGACAGACTTCGTAATGACCTGGTCCAACTTCTCCAGCTCTTTCCGAATCTCTGCGCCTCGGTTTTTCTTGTTCTCATATTCATCCCGCCATTTCGTGAGGTTTTTCACCGCGTCAAGTCGAGATTGCCGAGAGTCGTGGAAACCACCGGTCAACGCACCTCGCTTATCAGACCGATCGCCCTCGGGGGTAATCGCATTGACACCATGGCTTCGAGCATATTGTGAGGCAACCTGAAGATTCGGGCAAATAATCGTCTTGCCAAACACGTGGTTGAAAGCCTTTTCGAAGGCAGAATCATATTGTAGTTTGTCGATCATTGGAATCGTATCACTCGCTCGAGGCAGATTGGCAGGCTTGGATCTGAGTCGGTTCAGGGGCATAAAAGTCACTCGTCCAGCCTTCTCCTGCTGCAATATCTCGAGCACCTTCGTCGCAGTCTCGTCCGTGTCCACGACATAATGGAACAGACTCTGGCCAGCTGTGACTTCAACCGCGGTCCGATATCTGTCATTCACCTCGAAGAGTTCCGCCAATGTTCCATAAACTCCTTCCAGGTTGTGTTGACGCTTGATCCTTCGAACGGCCGCAATTCCACGACTGGTATTGTGATCCATCATCTGAGAAAGCGTACGTTCTGCCCGGTCCACTTCATTTGAAGCGTTGGCAAGAATTGAGTCGAGCttcgcttcttctctccacaGTTCTCTTGAAGATAGTTAGAGACATCGAGCTCGTTCATTCAGGGTCAAATTGAGTTAAGGCAAGAGGGAGAAATAGAAAGCGAACTTACTTCCTCTGGTCCATCAACCTATCCCTTTCGTCCTTTGCAGCTTGGACCTGTTGCTCCACAGAATGGACAGTGTCTCCCTTGCCATCAATTTGTTGGCGCAAGCGTTCCGTTTCCGGTTCCAAAAGCGCAATGTCGTTCTCAAGCTCTTTGATGTCCTCCTGAGTCTGCGCCATCACGGCCTGTACTGTGGAAATAGAGGTGTGGTTTTCCCTGATCTCGGCCTGTAGCCACTTATCGCGCTCCGACTTATTCCTGAAGCGCGAGTTGCGACCCTGCTTGGCATACAGACGTTGGCGGATTGTTTCGGCTTCATTGAGCTGCGCTTTGATGTTGTCTTCCTGTTCTCTGACTGCATTGAAGCGAGGAATGAGTTCCTCGAGTTCAGCCTCGCGCTCCTTGATCGCGCGTTCGACGGTCCTgagatcttcatcatggcgTGCTTTGAGCACTTGGGCTGTAGCCTGGTTCTCGGAAAGCGATTTAGCACGCAATTCCACCTGTGCAAGAGCCTTTGAGGCCTCGCGGCGCTCGTCTTCAAGCTGGACCTTATCGACTTTCAGGAATTCAATTTGTTGCTTGCACTCAGCAATTTCTGCGTCAATTTGCGCCATCCCCTTCTCTCCTTCGATGAATCTGTCCCGATTAAGATCTGTGTCCTCCACGCCGGTCTGTCTTTGTTCCTCTAGATTGTCAAGGATGCCAGAAATTTCTTGTTGTTCACGCGAGTAGATGGTGTATTCCAAGCATCGGCGTTCTTTATCCTTTTCTTGGAAATTGCGCAGttcgtccttctcctcctccagttCAGCGAGCCGCTCGTTGATAAAGTCTAAGAGTTCAtcgatcttggccttcttaTTGTTCGTCTCGTGCATGATTTTCAACGACTCCGCGCGGCGCGCTTCATAGACCTGAGTACCAGCAACTTCCTTTAGCAAGTTTAGACG of Aspergillus fumigatus Af293 chromosome 2, whole genome shotgun sequence contains these proteins:
- a CDS encoding chromosome segregation protein SMC, with protein sequence MYVKQIIIQGFKSYKDQTVIEPFSPKHNVIVGRNGSGKSNFFAAIRFVLSDAYTHLGREERQALLHEGSGSAVMSAYVEIIFDNSDDRFPTGKPEVVLRRTIGLKKDEYTLDRKNATKSDVMNLLESAGFSRSNPYYIVPQGRVTALTNMKDSERLNLLKEVAGTQVYEARRAESLKIMHETNNKKAKIDELLDFINERLAELEEEKDELRNFQEKDKERRCLEYTIYSREQQEISGILDNLEEQRQTGVEDTDLNRDRFIEGEKGMAQIDAEIAECKQQIEFLKVDKVQLEDERREASKALAQVELRAKSLSENQATAQVLKARHDEDLRTVERAIKEREAELEELIPRFNAVREQEDNIKAQLNEAETIRQRLYAKQGRNSRFRNKSERDKWLQAEIRENHTSISTVQAVMAQTQEDIKELENDIALLEPETERLRQQIDGKGDTVHSVEQQVQAAKDERDRLMDQRKELWREEAKLDSILANASNEVDRAERTLSQMMDHNTSRGIAAVRRIKRQHNLEGVYGTLAELFEVNDRYRTAVEVTAGQSLFHYVVDTDETATKVLEILQQEKAGRVTFMPLNRLRSKPANLPRASDTIPMIDKLQYDSAFEKAFNHVFGKTIICPNLQVASQYARSHGVNAITPEGDRSDKRGALTGGFHDSRQSRLDAVKNLTKWRDEYENKKNRGAEIRKELEKLDQVITKSVGELQKLEQQRHQVQHSSGPLRQELRSKRDLLQKKNDSLDAKRKALRNIETNLAALSDQVNAFEAELNTPFQKALSNEEEAQLESLSVVAQNLRQQYQELSAQRSELEARKSILEVELRENLNPRLDQLVSRDTDMGDDDGQGNLKETEREMKRLRKSLENLSQRLQNVDESIEKANAQANELEKQKAEIRLELEELARSIEKHQRRMEKNMQKKAALTKQAAECAANIRDLGVLPDEAFTKYKHTDSNTVVKKLHKVNEALKKYSHVNKKAFEQYNSFTKQRETLTSRREELEASQKSIEELISVLDQRKDEAIERTFKQVSREFANIFEKLVPAGRGRLIIQRKTDRALRQEDDMDSDDERAQQSVENYVGVGISVSFNSKHDEQQRIQQLSGGQKSLCALALVFAIQACDPAPFYLFDEIDANLDAQYRTAVAQMLQSISESTNGQFICTTFRPEMLHVAEKCYGVSFRQKASTIDVVSREEALKFVEEQKT